Within the Bradyrhizobium cosmicum genome, the region GCGGCGGCCAGAGGAGTTCAGCCCCACGGCATAGACGTAGGCATAGCGGGGTTGACCGGGGTCCAGCTCTGCTGCTTGACGCAATTCATCGAGCGCCTCGCCGGCGCGCTTTTCCCGCACGAGCACGAGGCCGAGCGCGTGGTGAAGTGAGGCATTCTGCCCCGAGTAGGATAGGGCTGCGCGAAGGACTCGCTCGCCATCTTCGTCGCGCCCCGTTTGCCGGTAGAGATCGGAAAGATTGATGGCGGCCGGCGAGAACGATGGGTCAAGCCTGAGGGCTGCCCGATATTCGGCCTCGGCCTCAGCGGCGCTTGCCTGTCGTGCAAGGAAGTTACCGAGCGCAGTCCGGGCGTCCGGACGATCTGCATTCAATTTTTGCGCGGCCACGAATTCGGCGGCGGCTTGCGTGAACTTGCTGCGATCGGCTGTCGGTTGTCGCGATGGCGGAACGGATGCAAGAAGCTCGGCGGTGCGGATGCGCACGCCGAGCACCGGGTCCGTCAATTGGGGAGATGCAAGCGTCCAGAGCTGGTCGGGTGGAATTCCCTCCAGCGCATCGAGCGCGCCCAGCCTCACGAGCGGATCGGGGATGGAGAGAGCGCGGCGGATCAGGTCGGCGTCGGGCGCGGGCAGCTCGGCCAACGCGCTGGCGCGGACAATTCCGGGGGTGCCGCTTGAGCCGACGACGGCTGCAAGGAGAGCCTGTGCATCGGCCGTCTCGCTCCATGCCGCATGAAATGCCCCTGCATAGGTCTGAAAACCATGGCTCTCCGGACCGAACCAGGTTTCGATCTGCTGTACCGCCCACGCGGCGGGCTTGTCGCGGTGGCAGTCGTTGCAGGCATTCGGTGTGCCAAGCTGCACCGAGAGATCGGGGCGGGGGATGCGGAAGCCGTGATCGTGCCGGCGATCGACGACCATGTAGCGACGTTCAGGCATGTGGCAGGAAGAGCAACCTGGCGGCGGCGACAGATTGGCGTGCTGCCGATGCGCGGTAGACTCATACTTGGCCGGCGCGTGGCATTGCGCACAGACGCCATCGCCGGGCGCCTTGAGCGCTGCGCTATGCGGATCGTGGCAGTCGCTGCAGGTGACACCTTTGGCAAACATATTGCTCTGCTTGAACGAGGCGTAGTTGTAGGCCTCCTCGTCGTCGCGCATCTGGCCGTCGGCATGGAAGCGTTGGCGATCGAGCAGCGACACCCGATGCGTCTCCGACAGGGACCTGCCGGGCACCCAGTCTTCGGAGAGCTGTCCACGTCGCGCATGGCAGCGCCCGCAGGTTTCGACTTCCTTGCGCAACGTTGCCGGAGGCGCGCTACGCTTCGGAGCCATGGTTCCGGCATCGGCTGGCCAGGTGATGCCCGAGCGTTCGTCGAATCGGACAAGCAGGCCGTTGTCCGGGCCGCGGGCTCCAGGCTTCTGGTTCGCCCATGCAATATGTCGCGAGCCTGCGCCGTGGCAGGCCTCGCAGCCGACGCTGATTTCGGAGAAGCTGGTGGCAAACCGATCCTTCGCCACGTCGTAATTCTTGTGCACGTCCGTCGAGTGGCACTCGGCGCACATGAAATTCCAGTTCTGATTGAGTCTGGTCCAGTGCAGAGCATCGTTGCTGGTGACGGCGGCATCGGGATAGAGGTGAAACCAGCGCTGGCCGCCCTGATCCTTCGGCCGCGTGTCCCAGGCAATCGACAGGGCCTGGATGCGACCATCTGGAAATTCGACCAGATATTGCTGCAAGGGATCGACACCGAAAGTGTATTTGACTTCGAACGTCGCAAGCTTGCCGTCCGGACCGTCTGTTTCAACCAGAAACTTCTGGTCCTTGCGGAAGAAGCGCGAGCGCGTGCCTGCGTAGTCATAAGTCGCGCCGTTGAAGTCGCCGCGGACCGACGTGTCGGTCGCGTGATCCATGGCATGGCGATGTTGCGAGCTTTGCCACAGCCTTGTCTCCGCCTGGTGGCAGCCGCTGCACGCCCGGCTGCCGATAAAGCTAAGCTCTGCCTCACGGGTCGGTTTAGACGAGATGTCGGACGTCTTGAGCCAGGACGGCCCGCTTGCGACCAGAAAGAATAGCGCACCCGATCCGATTGCCAGCAGAGCGGCAGTTCGCAAGCGGAATGTTGGCGCGGGGCGTTGAGCGGGAGCCGAACGGTCTTGTTCAGGTCGGGCCTTCATGGGGCCCTTCTGGTGCCTGCGGCTCTTCCGACCCTTCGTCACGTTCGGTCACCCATCGCGTGCTGCCCAAGCAGATTTACATGCGCAGGTCGTTGTCGTGAAGGGCAATTCGGGTTTCGCGGGCGAGGTCGACGAGCGAAGCGCAGAACGTCAACAGCGCGGCCATGAACAGAAGCGCAACGCCATATTCGTGGGCGACATTGAATAGCGCGCTGATGAAGGCAACGATGATGATGAGGGCGGTGAGGATCGCAGAGAGGATGGAGCAGAATAGCGATCTATTCAGAAGCGATGCCCGGTACCGCAGCCGGGGTATATCGCCCTTGAGGAAAGCCTTGGAGACATCGTCATCGGTGATGCCGTGAAGAAACTGGGCCCGGTCGACGACCCGGTTGATGCGGGAAACAAGGACCGAAATGAAGGACGCAACGGCTCCCAGCAGAAAAGCCGGAGCCGCCACGTTACCGATGATCCGGGCCAGTTGGTCGATTGAAGGCGTTACCGGCACCAGCTGAATCACGTTCTCCATTTCTTCGCCCGATCCTTCGAGGCTCCTCAGCTGCTCCGGACGCGCCGAACAGGCGGGATCATGAATGTGCCGTCCTTTAGGGCGGTCTTGGGTTGATAGACCCTGACGCTGAGATTGAACGGCAAGCTTGGTGGACACGGAAGCCAATTCGCTTCCTTGTCCGCGCCTGGTGATTGCGCCTGGATGTAGATATCGAGCGAGCCGTCCGGATTGTATTTGATCGGCATCGCCGAAGTTATCCCGTAGCGATTGATCGTGTTTCGAACATAGAAATTCTCGCGATAGGGCGAGACTGACCATATCCCGCTTTCGGAGGGGAATATCTCGTCCTTCTCCAGATGGAGAACGTATTTCGCCGCGCCGTCCAGAACGTTGCCGTCGCCGTCGACAAAGGCGGTTGGATAGACCGCATCATCCGACGTCAACGCGCCCAATCCAAACCAGGCGATAAATGCCCGCGTGGTGTAGTCAGTGCCGAAGCGGCCGATATTGAGCGCGCCCTGCCAGCCGTTCACGGTCGGCGCAGTGTAGGGGCCCGTTTCCAGCTTGTACCAGACCTCGGCCGGCGCCCGGTTGATTCCACGCAGAATGGCCGGATCGAGCTCGGAAGGTTCAAAGTCCTTGCCGACCTCGATCCCGATACGCTTGAGCTTGTCGATAGTCTTGGCGTCGTCAGGGTAGGGCGGGTTGTCCTTCAACGCAGCGGCGAGGCGCTTGAAGAACATCTCGCCGGTCATGAGCCGGACCTGATCGTACGGCGTTGCCGTTGTATCGACACTGGTGTCGATCGGCACATCTGACGGCGGCGTGTAGGGCTTGCCCCAGGCGCTGAGCGGCGTCAATTGCAACTGATCCTGCAGCTTGTTGACCGCAGCAAACTCCGTTGAGCTGTTGCATGCGATCTGGACCAACACCGAGGCGTAGCGGGTTGTCGAGCGGAACGTCTGCTTGATGCCGTTGGGCGCAACACCGTTCCATTTGGGGCCAACGATGAGGAAATCTCCGGCGCGAGTCCCCGTCGTCCGACTGCCCGCCGAGGCGAAATCGTCGGTCCACATGTTGAGCGCCTGCATGACGATGTAGCGCCCTTGGGTATCGGGCTGCGAATAGACGAAAGGCTCCTTGTCCAGGTCGATGAACGAAAACGCCCAGAGAGAGTTGACGCTGATGCGGACGCAATCCTTGAAATCCGGATCGACGTAGGTCCGCATCCTGCCGAACTGGTTGATGGGCGCCTTGTATTGCTCGGATTTCGAGGCGGCCGTCATCACCGCTCGGGTTGCATCCATCATGACAAGCGGAAAGCCGTAGACATAGCACTCAAGCGCGAGAACGTACGCCAGCTCTTCCTCAACGTCGCCCTTCAGGTCGCCCAGTGCCCGCAGAAGGGGGCCTGCGGCTTGGCTGTTGGTCGGCGCGAATACGGTGCCGAGGCCTGCGCCGAATGCGGTCGTGATCAGGTCGCGGCGATGAATCGAAATGCTTTCCTGTCCAGCAGATGAATCCATGGTCGATCTCCCTTTTTACTAGCGCGCCGCTCGACCCTACCTATTTGAGCTAAGCTCGAAACGTCCATCTTTCGGCGCAAGCCCGTGGTAGGGGCGAGGCCATTGCAGATGACGCAGATGGCAGATGAGCGATGGTCCCCGACGCGAAGCCTAAAACATTTCGATCTTGGGAGCGGGGAGCGTTCGCTCCCCGCTGTTCTGCTGTGAATGACCAAGGCTAGTCGTTTGCTTTGGTCACGGCCTTCTGTATGGCTTTGCGATCCTCCTCAGCCAACTGTTCTGGCTTGATGTTGAAGGTCAACTTGTCGATCGTGCCGGTGAATCGGAATGGCAGCGTATAGCTATCGTCGACCGCGGTGCGGGTATCAAGCCCAACGTCCATGGATTCATCGATCGCCATCATGAATGGAATCGTGTGTTCCATCTTCTGTTGCGACAGCACTCGACCGTCGACCGAAAGGACACCGGTGCCGCCTTTCCCGAGTCCGGGCCCATCGTATTTGAAGTCGAACGCGATCTTGTGCTTGCCCGGACTGAGCGACTGGCCCAGCCAGTCTTCGGCTCCAACACCGCCTTCCCAGCGATAACGCTTGAGATTGAGAAGATTGTAGACGAAGACCGGTTTCCCCTTGAGCAGGTAAAGGCCATAGCCGCCGAACCTCCCGCCCATTGTAGCGATCATGCCTTCGGCACCACCACTTGGTACAGTGATCTCCGCTGTGATCGTGTAGTTCCTGTTCAGAAGGCTGGGAGCATTGGCAATCGGAATGTCGGCGTTCTCACCAACATAGGTGAACTCCGTTCGCCCTGCCGTCCCACTGGGCCGCGGCGTGAGAAGTCGCGGGAGCACCGAATTATCCAGCGGGAAGACTTGGTACTTTTTCGCCTCCGCCACGAATACCGCCTGCAGTTCCTCGAGCTTCTCGGGATTCTTCGCTGCAACGTCGTTCGCCTGCGAGAAGTCCTCGGCGATGTTGTAGAGCTCCCACTTGTACTGTTCGATCGGCGGCAGCGCCTTCGTGCCGACGAGCCACGGCGGCTCGGGCGGCGTGGTCGCTGCATACCAGCCTTCATGGTAGATGCCGCGATTGGCGAACATCTCGAAGTACTGGGTCGTGCGCTTCGACGGTGCGTCGGCATTTGCCTTGTCGAACGTGTACGCCATGCTCACGCCCTCGATGGGCTTCTGCTTGATGCCGTCGACCATGTCGGGCGCCTTGATCCCAGCCGCGTCGAGGATCGTGGGTACGATGTCGATCACGTGGTGAAATTGGGTGCGTATGCCGCCGGCATCGTTGATGTGGCCAGGCCATGAAATGGCCATGCCCTGCCGCGTCCCACCGAAATGTGACGCGATCTGCTTGGTCCACTTGAAGGGCGTGTCGAACGCCCATGCCCACGGCACTGCCATGTGGGGATAGGTCTGGTCCGAACCCCAGGATTCGTAATATCGGAGATACTCGACCTCTGGCAAATCGAGCACGCCATTAGCGACCGTAAGCCAGTTTGGCGTGCCCATCATCGAGCCTTCCGAGCTCGTACCGTTGTCGCCGTTGATATAGATGATCAACGTGTTGTCGAGCTTGCCCATATCTTCGACCGCCCGGATCACCCGGCCAATCTCGTTGTCTACGTATGCGGTGTAGGCCGCGAACACGTCGGCCTCGCGAATGACGATCTTCTTCTTCACGTCGGAGAGCGAATCCCACTTCGGCAGGACATCCGGCCAGGGTGTGAGCTGCGTATTTGCGGGGATCACGCCGAGGCGCTTCTGGTTGGCGAAGATCTGCTCGCGCAGTTTCTCCCAGCCCTCGTCAAACAGGTGCTTCTTGCTGATCTTGTCGATCCATTCCTTGGTAGGCTGGTGCGGGTCATGGGTCGCGCCAGGCACGTAGTAGACGAAGAACGGCTTGTCGGGTGCCGCGGCGTCGAGTTCCTTCATGTAGCGGATCGCGTCGTCCGCCATGTCGGTGACGAGGTTGTAGTCCTTCCTGCCGACCCATGGATACACGGGGGTGTGGTCGCGGAACAGGTACGGAGTCCACTGATCTGACTCGCCGCCCATAAAGCCATAGAAATACTGGAAGCCCATCCCGCTTGGCCATTGGTCGAACGGACCGGCCGCGCTGTACAGGTAAGAGGGCGTGTTGTGGTTCTTGCCGAACCACGACGTGGCATAGCCGTTGTCCGACAGAATCCTTCCGATGGTCGCGTTCTCGGGGCCGATGACCGAGTCATAGCCCGGATAGCCTGTCGCCAATTCGCTGATCTGGCCGAAGCCGACCGAGTGATGATTGCGACCGGTGATCAGCGCCGCTCGCGTCGGTGAGCAAAGCGCCGTCGAGTGGAACTGAGTGTAGCGCAGCCCGTTCTTGGCGACGCGGTCGAGCGTCGGCGTTGGGATCACGCCGCCGAAGGTACTCGGTACACCGAAGCCCGAGTCGTCCGTCATGATCAGCAGCACGTTCGGCGCGCCTTTTGGTGGCACGACGGTCGGCGGCCACCAAGGCTTCGAGGTCTTGGCGTCTTCCGTTATTGTCCCGCCGAATTTCGGCGGCGCCGGTGGAAGCTGGTCACCCGGAATGGTGATGGTCGCGGCCGGGGAGCCGAGCGGCGGCGTGGTTGGTTGCGCTTGCTGTGCAAACGCCGGACCGGCTATCGCTGATGTCAAAAACAGTAGGGAAACAATCGCACGAGAAATCATTACAACCCCTCCCAAAAGGTGCGTAGCCTGCGCTATCGCAGCGGTTCGACTTTCGCGGCCATGTCCGGCGCGCGGCTGACCCGGTAATTGGCATTGCTGCATTTCAGAACCCAGACAGCGTAGTCAGGCTTGGAGAGCTTTTGGTCCTTGCGCGCTCCAAGTGGCTTGTCGCAGGTAAATCCCTGCGTGCGGATCTGCGCGGCCAGCATCCCCTGCTGCGTTTCGTCTTTGATCGCGGTTGCTTGCTGCGCCTTGACGGGTGCACAAAAGAATGCAGCGGCGGCGACCAGCAACATCGAAGCTATCGGTCTGCACATGACGTTTGCCCTTCTCCCTCGAGCGGGTGCGGGGGACGAACCCCGCACCCGCGACAATGGTCGGATCGGCCTCACTTCATGCAGTCACGGACGAATTGAAGTCTTTCAACAATTCCGAGATCTCGAGCCTGCGCTTGCTTGCGACAGCCCTCGCGCTTATCAAGGCGCAGCTCGACCTTTTGCAGCAGGCTGAGGCCGATATCGCCCGAGACCTGCGGCGCAGCGGCCTCGGCCGCGGATTTGCTGGCATCGGCGGATGGCCCATCGCCAGCGGCCCTTGCCGCTGCTTCAAGACGCTTGATGTCTTCCGGGCTCAATTTCGGCCGGTCGATATTTAGCGTGATCTTGTTGAGCGTGCCGGTGAAGGTGAACGGCGTGCTGTAGTCGTTGTCGTCGACAGGCGTGCCGGTGTCAGACCCGATGTCCAGCGCCTCATCCCACTGCAGGATGAAGGGAAGCGTGTGCTCCATGGTCTCTGTCGCGACTGCATTGCCGTCGACTTTGAGGACTCCGGTGCCGCCGCGGCCGATACCGCTATAGTCGCCAAAGGCCATCGTTCCCGCGCCGAGGCCGTCATACTTGAAATCGAACTCGATTACATGCTTGCCCGGCGTCAGCTCGGGTCCCTCCCAGCGCAAGCGCTTGAGGTCGACCAGGTTCCACGTGAACACCGGCTTGTTCGTGAGGATATAGAAGCCGTATCCGCCGAAACGTCCGCCTTGGGTGATCAGCATGCCTTCGGCGCCACTTTGCGGAATCTCGACATCGATCTTGAAGCTATAGGAGGCGTTGAGGACGCTCGGCGCGTCACCGTTCGGCGTGCCCGTGAGTGGCCGCGTCCAGGTGAAAGAAGTGCGGCCGGCACTGAGACTCGGCCGTGGTATGACCAGCCGGCCAGCGACCGAGGAATCCAGTGGCAGGACCTGATATTTCTGCGCCTCCTTCCAAAACAAATCCTGCATCTCCTTCAGCTTGACAGGATTCTTGGCCGCGACATCCTCATACTGCGTCCAGTCGTTCTTGAGATCGTAGAGCTCCCACGGATAATCGGCCGGGTCCGGCAGCTTGATACCACCCGTCACCCACGGCGGCCGCAGTACCTTGGTGCTGGCGATCCAGCCGTCGTCGTAGATCGCGCGATCGGCGAACATCTCGAAGTACTGGGTCTTGTGCGTCGAGGGTGCGTTCGCGTTGCCGAAGGTATACATCATGCTGACACCCTCGATCGGGCTCTGCTTGATTCCATCCACCATATCGGGCTGCTTGATTTGGGCGGCTTCGAGAATCGTCGGCACGACGTCGATGACATGGTGGAATTGATTACGAATCCCCCCCTTGTCTGTGATGCCCTTCGGCCAGGAGATCGCCATGCCCTGGCGGGTGCCGCCGAAGTGCGAAACGATCTGCTTGGTCCAGGAGAATGGCGTGTCGAACGCCCAGGCCCAGCCGATCGACATGTGGTTGTAGGTGCGGTCGGTGCCCCAAGCGTCATAAAAATACTTCAGCTGCTCCTCAACCCCAGGATTGGCTCCGTTGAACATCGCGACTTCGTTCGGCGTGCCGTTTGGTTGGCCTTCGGCGCTTGTTCCATTGTCGCCGTTGATGTAGATGACCAGGGTGTTGTCGAGCTTGCCGAGGTCGTCGATCGCCTGGATCACGCGGCCGATCTCGTTGTCGGCGTAGGCGACAAAGGCAGCGAAGATTTCGACCTGCCGGATGAAGAGCTTCTTTTCGTCGGCGTTGAGCTGGTCCCACTCCTTGATCAGGTCTTTCGGCCACGGCGTCAGCTTGGCGTCCTGGGGGATGACGCCGAGCTTCTTCTGGTTGGCGAAGATCGTATCGCGCAGCTTGTTCCAGCCGTCGTCGAACAGCTTCATCTCGCTGATCTTCTGGACCCATTCCTTCGTCGGATGATGCGGCGCGTGGGTGGCGCCCGGCGCGAACTTGATCAGGAAGGGCTGGTCCGGCGAGAGAGCATTGATGCGGTTGACGTAGTCGATTGCCTCATCGGCCATCGCTGTCATCAAATTCCAGCCGGGCTTGCCGACATAGGGATAGATCGCCGTGGTATTGCGGACGAGATTGCCTGGCTCCCACTGATTGGTGTCGCCGCCCATGAAGCCGTAGAAATATTCAAAGCCCATGCCGGTCGGCCACTGATCGAACGGACCGGCCTGGCTGGCCTGGTATTCCGGAGTATTGTGGTTCTTGCCGAACCACGCGGTGTGGTAGCCATTGTCCTTCAATATGCGGCCGATCGTGGCCTTGTCTTTGGCGATGACGCTGTCGTAGCCCGGATAGCCGGTCGCCTGTTCGGCAACGACGCCGTAGCCGGCCGAATGATGATTGCGGCCGGTGATCAGAGCCGCACGGGTCGGCGAACACAGCGCCGTCGAATGGAAGTTGGTGTAGCGCAGGCCGTCCTTCGCGATCCGATCGAGCGCCGGGGTCGGGATCACTCCGCCGAACGTCGACGGCACGCCGTAGCCGGAATCGTCGGTGATGATCAGAAGAACGTTCGGCGCGCCTTTGGGAGGAACGACACGCGCAGGCCAAAAGGGCGTCGATTTCGTCGCGTCGCGCTCGATCTTGCCGCCGAATTTCTGCGGCGGCGGTGGAAGCTGGTCGCCCGGAATGGTGATGGTCGCGGCCGGAGAGCCCAGTGGCGGCGTGGTCGGTTGCGCTTGCTGTCCAAACGCCGGACCGGATATCGCTGATGTCAAAAACAGTATGGAAACAGTTGCACGAGAATTCATTGCAAGCCCTCCCGAGAGGTGCGCGCAATTGCGCAAGCATTTGTCATTCTTGAGGGGAATGCAAAGTGCGACGTTGACGTAGATCAACCCGCGCGATTGATCGCACCCGGCGTCGCACTGGTCCGCATCTGTGACATGCCGTCACGTTGAACGGCAGCAACGCTGCGCCGACCGAGCTGAACAACGGGACCTTGAGCGAAATCAACGGGAAGAATTCCGTGGGTCTCAAGCTTGCAAATAAGCATTCATGATCTTGCCTGGGATCGACCGCGACACACCATGCTCGCTCACAAGCTCAATCATCCTGTCGCCGGCGCCGCGCTCGCGGTCACCTTGGTTGCAGCAATATCGTTCGCATCCTGGCGGAGACCTTCTGCGGACCATCAGCTTGCGATCAAGAGCGATCGTCTCGAGCAGAGCGATCGTCGTGACCTGGATGTGGGCTGTGCGCGGGCCGTGTGGCCCTATGGATGCGGCTGGCAATCGCCTCCGGAAGGACGAGAAACAAGGAGGCACTTCCCTAAACGGCGGCGGGGATTGCTTTTGTTTCTCGCATGATCACGTGCGAGGCGTCCTGTCTCGTCGAGCGGAAATGTTCAGCTTGGTCAGAGCACCGCGTTTTACCGAAAGCGGCTCTAGGAGATCCGCTTCACGCCGGGAGGCCGCCAAGTTCCTTTGCCCACCGGGAGGATCGAAGGTGGCTCCGACCTCGGCCAGTACAGCCGCATGGCCAGATAGATCGGACCATTCGGAGCAGGCAACCAGTTAGATTCCTTATCAGGACCGGGTGATTTGTTCTGGATGTAGATGGTCAGCGATCCGTCTGCATTCTTCTTCAGGTTGGCCAGCATCGGCGAATTGACCAGATAGCGATCGATCGGGTTTTTGATCAATAGCTGGGTTTTGCTATCATACATCGTCACCGACCAGAATGCATTGACCGGCGGTAGCTGACCTGCGGCAAAGGTGAGGGTGTAGGCATGTTTGCTGCCATCGAGCGTCCTCCCTTCGCTGTCAACGCGCGTCATCGGATATGTCGCCTCAACTGCATCGTTGCCGTAGATCCCACCCTTGGCACCAGCGGCGCGGAGCAGCCAGTTGCCGTTGTAGAAGGCGCTATCGCCAAAGTACGAAGCGACGCGCCAACCGTCCACGTCCGTGCCGGCTTTGGCGAGATACTCATCGACCTTGCGCTCTCCCTCCTTCATGCCCAAGGCAATTTCTGCCTTCTGCTTCAAGGAGAGGGTTTTGAAGTCGAAGGTCTTCCCGGGTCCGACGCCAATGCGTGCGAGCTTTGCGCGAACCTCTGTTTCGACCGGCTCGGCCGGGGCGAACTGGAGGGCAAAATCGAGGTACTCGAAGAAATTCGTCTTCACCAATTCCTTGTTGATCTTCGGGAATTTGATTTCCGGCGCAGGCGGCGGTGGCGGCTGGTTCAGGTACTTGGAGAGCGGCTGCACCTTGTAACCGGACTGAACTTTCGCGACGTTTTCGATGTCGTCCGGGCCGAACAGTTGAGTGCGATAGGCTGCGGCCGAGAACTGGGTGGTGGACCGGAAAACCTTCTTGATGCCGCGCGGCGTTTCGCCTTGCCAGTTAGGGCCAACGACCATGTAGTCGCCGGGCTCGCTTCCCGTGGCACGGCTGCCGATATATCCGTAATTGTAGCAGTTGGCATCGCACAGCATGACCGAATAGTAGCGCTTCGGATCGACCGCCGGAACGGCAAGAACAATCGGCTCGGCCCGCAAATCCATGAAGAGCATGGAATAGGGCGTATCGCTGTTGGGAGTGATGACAGCCGTATCCTTGTAGGTGAAGACTCTCGCCTCATTGTGGATCTGATTGAAGGGCGCCTTATACTGGCTTGAGGAGCGGTCGATAGCATATTCATACATGACCGCGTAATTCATCACGATAGGCAAACCGTAAATGAAGCCTTCTTCGGCGATGTCTTTCGCAGCGAAGAAGCTGGGCTGATTTACCTGAGCCAATATCGGAGTAGACTTGGATCCCGCTGCAGCAATGGCAACTGCCGCGCTGCCGCGAAGAAGTTGGCGTTTTGTGAACATGGTCTGCTCCCGAGACGAATGGTCAACGCTCGCATGAGCGGACATGGCCTCCTTGATCCAAGTCAAGCCCCCGAACCAATCCAATGCCGCTGATCGATCGAGCGCAGAAGTCCCGCGATGTCCCCCTGTTAGGGGCATAGCGGACGTTCAACGGCGTCCCCCGATTCATGAAGTGCGACCCTGGGCGACGTGGCCTCCCTCTATCTCGGTCAAAGGAGACACGAGCATTGCATCCCGGGGGGGCGTTGTTGCCGTATAATCCCGGAAGCGTAAGCCATCAAAGTGGCACTATAGTAGTGTACTGTGCTCCGTTTGCTACATTCGGTTGCCAATTGTTCCTGACGTCGTGACGGCTATCGCCCGGCGCAGGATGCCCTGTCATATTGTTTGCATCATACTCGGCGCTCATTCTGCGCCGTGGCTCG harbors:
- a CDS encoding arylsulfatase; translated protein: MISRAIVSLLFLTSAIAGPAFAQQAQPTTPPLGSPAATITIPGDQLPPAPPKFGGTITEDAKTSKPWWPPTVVPPKGAPNVLLIMTDDSGFGVPSTFGGVIPTPTLDRVAKNGLRYTQFHSTALCSPTRAALITGRNHHSVGFGQISELATGYPGYDSVIGPENATIGRILSDNGYATSWFGKNHNTPSYLYSAAGPFDQWPSGMGFQYFYGFMGGESDQWTPYLFRDHTPVYPWVGRKDYNLVTDMADDAIRYMKELDAAAPDKPFFVYYVPGATHDPHQPTKEWIDKISKKHLFDEGWEKLREQIFANQKRLGVIPANTQLTPWPDVLPKWDSLSDVKKKIVIREADVFAAYTAYVDNEIGRVIRAVEDMGKLDNTLIIYINGDNGTSSEGSMMGTPNWLTVANGVLDLPEVEYLRYYESWGSDQTYPHMAVPWAWAFDTPFKWTKQIASHFGGTRQGMAISWPGHINDAGGIRTQFHHVIDIVPTILDAAGIKAPDMVDGIKQKPIEGVSMAYTFDKANADAPSKRTTQYFEMFANRGIYHEGWYAATTPPEPPWLVGTKALPPIEQYKWELYNIAEDFSQANDVAAKNPEKLEELQAVFVAEAKKYQVFPLDNSVLPRLLTPRPSGTAGRTEFTYVGENADIPIANAPSLLNRNYTITAEITVPSGGAEGMIATMGGRFGGYGLYLLKGKPVFVYNLLNLKRYRWEGGVGAEDWLGQSLSPGKHKIAFDFKYDGPGLGKGGTGVLSVDGRVLSQQKMEHTIPFMMAIDESMDVGLDTRTAVDDSYTLPFRFTGTIDKLTFNIKPEQLAEEDRKAIQKAVTKAND
- a CDS encoding arylsulfatase gives rise to the protein MNSRATVSILFLTSAISGPAFGQQAQPTTPPLGSPAATITIPGDQLPPPPQKFGGKIERDATKSTPFWPARVVPPKGAPNVLLIITDDSGYGVPSTFGGVIPTPALDRIAKDGLRYTNFHSTALCSPTRAALITGRNHHSAGYGVVAEQATGYPGYDSVIAKDKATIGRILKDNGYHTAWFGKNHNTPEYQASQAGPFDQWPTGMGFEYFYGFMGGDTNQWEPGNLVRNTTAIYPYVGKPGWNLMTAMADEAIDYVNRINALSPDQPFLIKFAPGATHAPHHPTKEWVQKISEMKLFDDGWNKLRDTIFANQKKLGVIPQDAKLTPWPKDLIKEWDQLNADEKKLFIRQVEIFAAFVAYADNEIGRVIQAIDDLGKLDNTLVIYINGDNGTSAEGQPNGTPNEVAMFNGANPGVEEQLKYFYDAWGTDRTYNHMSIGWAWAFDTPFSWTKQIVSHFGGTRQGMAISWPKGITDKGGIRNQFHHVIDVVPTILEAAQIKQPDMVDGIKQSPIEGVSMMYTFGNANAPSTHKTQYFEMFADRAIYDDGWIASTKVLRPPWVTGGIKLPDPADYPWELYDLKNDWTQYEDVAAKNPVKLKEMQDLFWKEAQKYQVLPLDSSVAGRLVIPRPSLSAGRTSFTWTRPLTGTPNGDAPSVLNASYSFKIDVEIPQSGAEGMLITQGGRFGGYGFYILTNKPVFTWNLVDLKRLRWEGPELTPGKHVIEFDFKYDGLGAGTMAFGDYSGIGRGGTGVLKVDGNAVATETMEHTLPFILQWDEALDIGSDTGTPVDDNDYSTPFTFTGTLNKITLNIDRPKLSPEDIKRLEAAARAAGDGPSADASKSAAEAAAPQVSGDIGLSLLQKVELRLDKREGCRKQAQARDLGIVERLQFVRDCMK
- a CDS encoding DUF2721 domain-containing protein, with translation MENVIQLVPVTPSIDQLARIIGNVAAPAFLLGAVASFISVLVSRINRVVDRAQFLHGITDDDVSKAFLKGDIPRLRYRASLLNRSLFCSILSAILTALIIIVAFISALFNVAHEYGVALLFMAALLTFCASLVDLARETRIALHDNDLRM
- a CDS encoding cytochrome c3 family protein, with amino-acid sequence MKARPEQDRSAPAQRPAPTFRLRTAALLAIGSGALFFLVASGPSWLKTSDISSKPTREAELSFIGSRACSGCHQAETRLWQSSQHRHAMDHATDTSVRGDFNGATYDYAGTRSRFFRKDQKFLVETDGPDGKLATFEVKYTFGVDPLQQYLVEFPDGRIQALSIAWDTRPKDQGGQRWFHLYPDAAVTSNDALHWTRLNQNWNFMCAECHSTDVHKNYDVAKDRFATSFSEISVGCEACHGAGSRHIAWANQKPGARGPDNGLLVRFDERSGITWPADAGTMAPKRSAPPATLRKEVETCGRCHARRGQLSEDWVPGRSLSETHRVSLLDRQRFHADGQMRDDEEAYNYASFKQSNMFAKGVTCSDCHDPHSAALKAPGDGVCAQCHAPAKYESTAHRQHANLSPPPGCSSCHMPERRYMVVDRRHDHGFRIPRPDLSVQLGTPNACNDCHRDKPAAWAVQQIETWFGPESHGFQTYAGAFHAAWSETADAQALLAAVVGSSGTPGIVRASALAELPAPDADLIRRALSIPDPLVRLGALDALEGIPPDQLWTLASPQLTDPVLGVRIRTAELLASVPPSRQPTADRSKFTQAAAEFVAAQKLNADRPDARTALGNFLARQASAAEAEAEYRAALRLDPSFSPAAINLSDLYRQTGRDEDGERVLRAALSYSGQNASLHHALGLVLVREKRAGEALDELRQAAELDPGQPRYAYVYAVGLNSSGRRDGALAVLRNSLQAHPNDRDTLSAALALSREKGDLASALGYAEQLSRLMPGNREIEDLVKQLKQ
- a CDS encoding DUF1254 domain-containing protein, giving the protein MDSSAGQESISIHRRDLITTAFGAGLGTVFAPTNSQAAGPLLRALGDLKGDVEEELAYVLALECYVYGFPLVMMDATRAVMTAASKSEQYKAPINQFGRMRTYVDPDFKDCVRISVNSLWAFSFIDLDKEPFVYSQPDTQGRYIVMQALNMWTDDFASAGSRTTGTRAGDFLIVGPKWNGVAPNGIKQTFRSTTRYASVLVQIACNSSTEFAAVNKLQDQLQLTPLSAWGKPYTPPSDVPIDTSVDTTATPYDQVRLMTGEMFFKRLAAALKDNPPYPDDAKTIDKLKRIGIEVGKDFEPSELDPAILRGINRAPAEVWYKLETGPYTAPTVNGWQGALNIGRFGTDYTTRAFIAWFGLGALTSDDAVYPTAFVDGDGNVLDGAAKYVLHLEKDEIFPSESGIWSVSPYRENFYVRNTINRYGITSAMPIKYNPDGSLDIYIQAQSPGADKEANWLPCPPSLPFNLSVRVYQPKTALKDGTFMIPPVRRVRSS